A genomic stretch from Hemicordylus capensis ecotype Gifberg chromosome 1, rHemCap1.1.pri, whole genome shotgun sequence includes:
- the CENPO gene encoding centromere protein O — MEGPPASSRQGVLSHLENLEAHAHKAGLKQGETREHQENAVRLKMRIQELRCQRDELRAKLNMCRSQLARSKNTTKSGPQTSQATETSKQALLEWKMENVKGLLRVFHLTGLSGKLTKQGACLCISTAFEGTYLDSYYLDLLLQQPVRIQHHSVPAFIPLEQIAQKYLQADIKRFCSVLSDHLNAFAGRKFQADQLQEGFAAFLEGPLQGNSLYNLLEFNYSLEGEGRTFLFTAKLVYGDPVRILPTEATVTCKETDDAPAAVSEIAAAHMAFFREKPLHEAFSSIIDLTANLSQAVSLASQPPPSL, encoded by the exons ATGGAAGGCCCTCCCGCTTCCTCAAGGCAAG GTGTCTTATCCCACCTGGAAAACCTGGAAGCTCATGCCCATAAAGCAGGGTTGAAACAAGGGGAAACCAGAGAACATCAGGAGAATGCAGTCAGGCTGAAAATGAGGATCCAGGAGCTGAGATGCCAGAGAGATGAACTgagggccaaactgaatatgtgtcgTTCTCAG CTCGCCAGGAGCAAAAACACCACCAAAAGTGGCCCACAGACTTCCCAGGCGACAGAGACCAGCAAGCAAGCCCTCTTGGAATGGAAGATGGAGAATGTCAAGGGGCTGCTGCGTGTCTTTCACCTGACAG GCCTCAGCGGGAAACTGACCAAGCAGGGGGCCTGTCTGTGCATCAGCACCGCCTTTGAAGGCACCTACCTGGATTCCTATTACCTGGACCTCCTTCTGCAGCAGCCAGTCCGGATTCAGCACCACTCAGTCCCGGCCTTCATCCCCTTGGAGCAGATAGCTCAGAAGTATTTGCAGGCAGACATCAAGCGTTTTTGCTCTGTGCTCTCTGACCACCTGAATGCTTTCGCTGGGAGGAAATTCCAGGCAGATCAGTTGCAG GAGGGTTTTGCTGCTTTTCTTGAAGGACCCTTGCAAGGAAACTCCTTGTACAACCTGCTGGAGTTTAACTACAGTCTGGAAGGAGAGGGCAGGACGTTTCTGTTTACAGCAAAGCTAGTGTATGGAGACCCAGTGCGCATCCTCCCAACTGAGGCTACGGTGACATGTAAAG aAACAGATGATGCTCCGGCGGCTGTGTCAGAAATTGCAGCTGCTCATATGGCCTTTTTCCGCGAGAAGCCCCTTCATGAGGCCTTCAGCTCCATCATAGACTTGACAGCAAACCTGAGCCAAGCAGTTTCTCTCGCCTCTCAGCCTCCACCTTCTCTGTAG
- the PTRHD1 gene encoding putative peptidyl-tRNA hydrolase PTRHD1, protein MAARVLVQYVVLRGDLGREPLAWPLGALVAQACHAALAVTHSHRQHPDTAAYLAQGGSMRTVVLEAPDECALATLATTLQQNSIDHKLWIEEPEHIITCLALRPYPKEEVHQYLKKFKLLK, encoded by the exons ATGGCGGCGCGCGTGCTGGTGCAGTACGTGGTGCTGAGGGGGGACCTGGGGCGCGAGCCGCTGGCGTGGCCGTTGGGGGCCCTGGTGGCGCAGGCCTGCCACGCGGCCCTGGCCGTGACCCACAGCCACCGCCAGCACCCGGACACCGCGGCCTACCTGGCGCAGGGCGGCAGCATGAGGACCGTCGTCCTGGAG GCCCCGGATGAGTGTGCCTTGGCTACATTAGCGACGACACTGCAGCAAAACAGCATTGACCATAAGCTGTGGATAGAAGAGCCAGAGCACATCATCACTTGCCTTGCTCTCCGCCCATACCCCAAGGAGGAAGTGCACCAGTACCTGAAGAAATTCAAACTGCTGAAATGA